Within the Medicago truncatula cultivar Jemalong A17 chromosome 4, MtrunA17r5.0-ANR, whole genome shotgun sequence genome, the region TATAcgtgaaaagataaaaaaaagagaCACCAACAtatgtaattacactgaattatatgatttttttttaatttattaactgTGTCAGCCTATCGGTATCAGTGTCGtgttcggtttttttttttttttttttttgtggtggccggggtttgaaccccggaccttgcatatattatgcattgtctatatcaactagGCTAAGCTCACGAGGTGTTTCACaatacaaaatcaaaagaaCGTCTAccacaagacaaaaaaaaattgaaaagtaagctatatatatatgaacaatCTGTAGCCTTTGGAATATGAACAATCATCCCAAAGTTGCACAGACTTGCAGCTTTTATTCTCAATATTGGTTCTCGCATTTGGAATATGAACATGTGTTGCTCTACTGGGGATATACTCTAACTCCAAATCCTCCTTTGGAGTTTGATTCGTGTTCTACTGCAACTCTCTTGAACTATCTTtgctttatttaatttcttctttAATCAAGAACTGaaacaaaaaccaaatcaagtttttttttttttttggcacttTCTTCATTAGAAAAGCTTTTTGATGCCTGCTTACATATGTATTTTCCTCATGTAAGGTGGACAAGAaccatttatattttgtttcctcATTCAATCAATCATCAAACTACTGTTTTGCCTTGTTTCCATTGTGCATCTATCAAGAATGTATATAGTACAGCCAATAATGAAATTAGGGGCTGATATATGCATGTGAAATTAGTAAACATactacatatttatttttcttggcTGCTAGATACATTACGGATGTGGGTTTTGAAAAGTTCACAACAATTGTAAAAATGTCAGAGTCAACTATAGGATTAGCATTTTGACTTCTTGCTCACCATTCTTAAATTACATATACGCTATTCAGATTAGCGTGCTAGCTGTTTCAATTCTATCACACTTCTGGTGAGCAGTTTAGATTATTATCCTGCAGGAAGCTAAACATGTGATCATCACTACAAGGCAGAGTAATATGAGGCCATATTTACAACTAATCTTATGAAAACACATGGTGGTTGAAATGCAATAATCTAAATTTTGTTGGCAGTATTTATTGATTTGATGACAATTATcttgtttatttgtttaaatttatatcGGCTGATCAAGTGATATGAGTATCGGCATAAACCTGACCCCATACAAACTATGTAACAGGGAAGTCCGAACAAGCGTCTCTTCTGCGTCAGTTAGGAGGACTGAACGAGTCCTACTTCTGTCTAATATTGAAAGTTCGACCAAGTCTGCCCATGGCTTACCAATGGGAATGAAATTATGAACATTGAAACTATGATTAATTCCTATTGAATTAGCTCATTAATTTgaaatcaaatgttttttatttctggTTTGAAAGAGAGGAATGGCAAAGGTCCAAAGTTATTAGCATCcactaaaaagaaaacaaaacctTTTATTTCCTTCAAATATATATGTGGTTGTGATCAATCTTCTAATGAAGTGCTTTGAATCAAAGTgtgtatttgtaattttgatctTTAGTAACATGCATAAACTCATCAAATAAATTACAATTTATAACAATTACAAGCAGCTCATCAAAGTGCGTTGATCTTTAGTAACATGATTTAGAATAGATCCAATTACATATGCATAAACAATAGTGAATCACACAAACATTTCATGACATATTACATCAGCTCATCTGGCATAGTGACTCATGTTACATAACCTCATTCTTCTTGTTTGTGTCATCTTAACCTTGTTCGCTATCACCGGGGAGTGAAAGCAAAGACTCTGTATAGATAGCCACTTGGGATGTGCGATTCTCTTTATATTAAGAGGTATACTCTAGAAACTGTCCTTTTTCATCATACTTCACCAATCCAACTTCACCATCAGTTCCAATAATATCACCAATTTTTGTACAACATATTGGAGCGAAGTAATGAGTGGGAATGACATCAATAGAAAAAACAAGAGTCTTAGTCCATGACGAATGCACTTTGTATTCTTTCATCACCCATATTTCAACTATATCATTCTGTCTAGTCCATACACTAAGAAGTTCACCAAATACCCACAAATCACAATCTGTAGGTTCATGTTCAAAATCACCTGGCAAACCTCTCCAAAAAAGATCATCTGGCAAAGATATGTCTAAAAGTTtcctttcaattaaatcaaaggcAACAATAACATTCATTGATAAATCAAGATGAAAAGCCAACCAGTGAATAGCCCCATTAAAGAGCGACCCTACCATGGAATAATCAGAGAAGTTTATATAAGGGAAGTTAGTAACCTCAATTTCATTCCATCTATTATCTCTCAATGAGAAAAACTCCAAATGTAATGAAATATTATGGAAGACATTGTGAAATGACATCAAAACCACCAAATAATCATCTGTTGACGGATCATACCCAAAACAATATAGATGTAAGGAATGATTGACTTGTAAATAGGAACCATAAGGAGACAAAGGTATTTGTTTGTGAACTCTAGTGGATGGATTCCATAGATAAGTTGTTGCAGCACGATGCAAAAATATAAACCCTCTACATGAACATTTAgtttgaatataaaaataatatccaCGATGGGGATAAGGATCAGGACGTGGACGTGGACGCACAAAACTAAGGTTCAGTGAAGTAGATGTATAATAATCGCTAAGTGATGCTTCAAAATCGATCAATCGAGTTTCAAGATATGGATTTGATATGAACAAAATTTTAGGACTGTGTGTCACGGTAATTTCAAAATGTGAATTTGCAAAGTGGGTTTGAGAGATAAGAGAAAACCATAACTTACAAACACACTTGAAACGTAAAAGAGACATCACTGGCAACCTCAGCAGAATAAGGATGATCAAGTCATGAGGCAGATACGGTGGATTCTTCTCCATGAGTCCGAATGTTGTTTGTCCGTCACCACCGTTTCGGTACAGTTTGATTTAGGGTTAAGGTATCCAACTCTATATTTTGTTGCTTACTCTATGCATAATGAAAGAGGGGCCGTGTTTTTGAATATAAATATGAACACTGAAACAGTGCAGCCAATGAGGAAATTCAGGAACCTGTCTTGGAGAAAAAGGAAGgaataaaaggaaaaaggaaacgaaaaacagaaattaaataaggaGACATAACCGCTTTGAATGATTAGCAATTAATGATAATCATGAGAGAAATTATCTCCTTCTTGATGCAGCTCGCACAGCTTTCATGAGGATCTGTAATTTCTTCTGCACCAAACATTTCGTCCTTTAAGCTAAATGTAagttaaaaatgattaaaaaaaaagagagactTTGTGGAAAGAAAATTCCACTTGTGATTTAAATGCTTGTTTGACAACAACAAATAGTAAACACATTTGAAGACCCTTTGCCTGTAAATTGTATTGCTAAATGTCTCTTTCCCTTTAACAACATATGGGATATTCAATAGAACTGATATCTGTCATCCCAAATCGGTTTATGACTTCCATagcatatttcattttattatgtaTAAGTACGATCATTTACTTGCAACACT harbors:
- the LOC11422914 gene encoding F-box/kelch-repeat protein At3g23880 is translated as MSLLRFKCVCKLWFSLISQTHFANSHFEITVTHSPKILFISNPYLETRLIDFEASLSDYYTSTSLNLSFVRPRPRPDPYPHRGYYFYIQTKCSCRGFIFLHRAATTYLWNPSTRVHKQIPLSPYGSYLQVNHSLHLYCFGYDPSTDDYLVVLMSFHNVFHNISLHLEFFSLRDNRWNEIEVTNFPYINFSDYSMVGSLFNGAIHWLAFHLDLSMNVIVAFDLIERKLLDISLPDDLFWRGLPGDFEHEPTDCDLWVFGELLSVWTRQNDIVEIWVMKEYKVHSSWTKTLVFSIDVIPTHYFAPICCTKIGDIIGTDGEVGLVKYDEKGQFLEYTS